In Helianthus annuus cultivar XRQ/B chromosome 3, HanXRQr2.0-SUNRISE, whole genome shotgun sequence, a single window of DNA contains:
- the LOC110931572 gene encoding fibrous sheath CABYR-binding protein-like — translation MVYVGDLFLFSSELLSYKGELFVLGSELLSCKGKLQYVELLSHKCELIVNVGELLALKGELLLYKDIMPSSSDTGVSDTLDPMTIVSDDEIPSEREVYTSDTTSTDDDDFQPFVLPDVGVEPADGLPAGDLPLAVIPALIPLAAYPVVDMPLDVVFDDDIDLFEEDPPEANHEGGDPIVADVILPIAEAPAEELPAYSPVPDSFESVASASLHAQGVQHHSSDADPDMALSAAPAPAHGFEFDHEVDDDFDPVFPPGFDPDQEIEFIHLDQPLEAPVAPIDPLFDDPADFDMDFVDPEPALAPEPVAAPDPALEHDPVHDDAPAIAPFVDDVPVADAPIDAPLLIEDPVVAPFPDHVPVLFDRAPFAAHIDPRYADTHNGWIDDDDDYPPYVQPVTPPVAPVSAPIDNPLFPPHTTDAHRTDLPITFLQDIPPPRPGEGSSRQPPVSAPPNTFSIHITMTRQFGQGRCGP, via the exons ATGGTGTATGTTGGTGATCTATTTTTATTTAGTTCTGAGCTTCTTTCTTATAAAGGTGAGCTTTTTGTTCTTggaagtgagcttctttcatgcAAAGGTAAATTGCAATATGTTGAACTTCTTTCGCATAAATGCGAGCTTATAGTGAATGTTGGTGAGCTTCTAGCACTTAAAGGTGAGCTTCTTTTGTATAAAG ATATCATGCCATCATCCTCAGACACAGGAGTTTCGGACACCTTAGATCCCATGACGATCGTGTCAGATGACGAGATTCCGTCGGAGCGAGAGGTCTACACTTCAGACACCACTAGTACTGACGATGACGATTTCCAGCCGTTCGTGCTGCCTGACGTCGGAgttgagcctgctgatggccttcCTGCCGGGGATTTACcacttgcggtgatccctgctcttATACCGCTTGCTGCTTATCCAGTCGTAGACATGCCACTCGATGTTGTTTTTGACGATGacatcgatctgtttgaggaggacccacctGAGGCTAACCATGAGGGCGGGGACCCTATTGTTGCTGATGTTATCCTACCCATTGCTGAGGCCCCTGCAGAGGAGCTTCCTGCTtattcacctgtcccagattcctttgagtctgtggcatctgcgtcCTTACACGCTCAGGGAGTGCAGCATCACTCTTCAGACGCCGACCCTGACATGGCGTTATCAGCTGCACCTGCTCCCGCACACGGTTTCGAGTTTGACCACGAGGTTGACGATGAttttgatcctgtctttccccctggTTTTGATCCTGACCAGGAGATCGAGTTCATTCACCTGGACCAGCCCCTAGAGGCACCTGTAGCCCCTATCGATCCTTTGTTtgatgatccagctgattttgatatggattTTGTTGACCCGGAGCCTGCTTTGGCCCCAGAGCCTGTAGCTGCTCCTGAccctgcattagagcatgaccctgttcatgatgATGCACCAGCCATTGCACCCTTTGTTGATGATGTACCCGTTGCTGACGCTCCTATTGACGCACCACTCTTGatagaggatcctgttgttgcaccaTTTCCTGATCATGTGCCGGTGCtgttcgaccgtgcaccttttgctgcTCATATAGATCCACGATATGCCGACACCCACAACGGGTGGAttgatgacgatgacgattacccaccGTATGTACAGCCTGTTACTCCTCCAGTAGCCCCCGTTTCAGCACCCATTGATAACCCGCTGTTTCCCCCACACACCACAGATGCTCATCGCACTGATCTCCCTATTACGTTCCttcaggacataccgccaccgcgtcctggagaggggtcatccAGGCAGCCGCCTGTTTCTGCTCCACCCAACACCTTTTCCATTCACATCACA ATGACTAGACAGTTCGgacaagggcgatgtggcccttag